The following coding sequences lie in one Phragmites australis chromosome 8, lpPhrAust1.1, whole genome shotgun sequence genomic window:
- the LOC133927497 gene encoding oligopeptide transporter 7-like encodes MCPPHPCYSTGLTAISAQIAVVPLGRLMAAALPERAFLRGTRWEFSLNPGPFNVKEHVLITIFANSGAGTVYAIHVITAVRVFYGKHISFFVSLLVVLTTQVLGFGWAGIFLRYLVEPAAMWWPSNLVQVSLFRYLLTRPFSSIQVALNYC; translated from the exons CCCACCTCACCCCTGCTACTCAACGGGCCTGACGGCCATCTCGGCGCAGATCGCCGTGGTGCCGCTTGGCCGGCTGATGGCGGCGGCGCTCCCCGAGCGCGCCTTCCTCCGGGGCACGCGGTGGGAGTTCTCGCTCAACCCGGGTCCCTTCAACGTGAAGGAGCATGTGCTCATCACCATCTTCGCCAACTCCGGCGCCGGCACCGTCTACGCCATCCACGTCATCACCGCCGTCCGCGTCTTCTACGGCAAGCACATCTCCTTCTTCGTCtccctcctcgtcgtcctcacCACCCAG GTGCTGGGGTTCGGGTGGGCGGGAATATTCCTGCGGTATCTGGTGGAGCCGGCGGCGATGTGGTGGCCGTCCAACCTCGTCCAGGTCTCCCTGTTCAGGTACCTACTTACCCGGCCCTTCTCTAGTATTCAAGTAGCTCTCAACTACTGCTAG